In Chitinibacter sp. FCG-7, the genomic stretch GCGAAAGTGATATATTTTTGGCACTTTGTCAATTTTCACAAAAGAATAACAGCGTTTACATTTCACAGGAAACTCTTTCAAAATTGACAAATTATTCTCGCCCCACCGTTTCAAATGCTTTGAAGAAATTAATCACTGAAAAGCTGATTCTACGGCTGGGCGACTCCTTGTACGTCCTCAACGCAGATTTGGTCTGGCAAACTGGATTTTCAAAAAAGACGTATGCACATTTTAAGACGACAGTCATTCCCTCGGAAGAACAAATTGAAATGTTGACAACATTTAAAAATAGTAAGAAAACATACAAAAAGGCGCAATCAATTAGCACAAAAGCTTATTTTTGACATGCAAAATAACGAAAATTGAACTTATTGCACTTTACACCTGAGTAGCAAAAGCCCGTTTTACGGGCTTTTTTTTCAACCGTCCGAAGTTAAATTCGGCACTTTACCTCGTCCACCTGTATCAATTTTGAACTCCCCGCCCGGACGAAAACCTAGGTCTACAAAATGATTTCCCACTTTCTCTACTTCGGCAGAGACCATTTTGAAAATTGTTGATTTTTTCGAATAATGAACAATATTTACATCCTTTATTTTATGACCTAGTGCAAGTTTTTGAATGAGGAAATCTTGCGAAAAATCTAAAACCAAATTTGAAAAAGTTCTCCGTAAGTCGTGGCTTGAAAATTTTTTCATATTATTATTTTTACAAAATTCTGAAATCCCATTACTGGTATTCGACAAAGATTTTTCTTGAATATGTGGCACTAAAACTGGTGATGTTGTTTTTGTATTTTCTTCAAAATTATCACGATAATGCGGGTTTGGAAAAACGAACTCAGATGAATCGCCAACTGCTTTTTTTCGAAAAAGCAACACTTCACGCAATGGTTTTGAAACATGCACCAAAATGGGAAGGCCATTCTTTGTATTGTCAATTTTAATTACACAATTCTCCAAATCTATATTTTTCCACACCAAAGACACAACATTAATTGATCGAACCCCTGTAAATAACTCAACAATTAAAATATCCTTATAGCTTCTAGAAAATCTACATTCATCCGAGTAAATAAACTGAAAAAACTTTCTCAACTCAAAGTCATTTAAAAATCGATTCCTTTCTTTTTCAGGTTGCATTAATTCAGCACCAAAAGGAAAGAAAGGGAAATTCACATTGCCAGCCTTTGTTTCTTCTTTGATAATTTTTGACAAATACCCAATTAATTTGTTAAGCAAATAGTCGCCAGAATTATTCCTCCTAACGTATCTACTACCATCCTTTTTAATTTTATCTACTCTACTCTCGTCAATCTCGCGAATTTTGTTAATGAATTCTATTTTGAATTTCCTTACTTGCTCCAGAGTTAATTCTGAAAATTTCAACGATGGAAATCTTGTCAAATCAGATATTAGCCATTTTTCTATTTCCTTAATTTGCTGATTTTTTGACTTAATTTGTGCAATAGATAACACGTTGTCAATATATGACCGAGCAACATCTGCAACTGTGCGTGTTATATATTTTCTAGTATATGCATTTCTGATTTTCTCATTTTTTTCTTCCTCAAAAAAATCCTTTGGATCAAGTCCTTTTTTAAAAATGGCAAAATATTCAGCATATTTTTCAAGTGCGGACGCTGTACTTTCTCTTATTTTTGAAGAGTCCAGAGCACCAAGCGTAATTTGTCTTTTGTTATGGCTCACAGGCTGGTTGTAGCGAAATACCCAACTGAATGTCTGATTTTTTGGGTAAAAGATCAGGCACAACCCGGTTTTTCCGCTATAGGTGAACAGGATTTTTTCCTTTGTCTCACCAGAAAATTCGCCAGCCCTAACTCGTTTTAACAGCGTTTCCACGCTGGAGAATTCTCTATTTTTTACCATCCCTGCTCCCTCATCGATCACATTAGCCAGCTCGCTGAGCTACCTACAAGCTACCCTAACCCTCTACCTGATGGTCACTATATAAAAATTTCTTGTCAATACAAAACAACCATATAAATCACTGTTTATCAACAGATAATAGCATTTTTTCAAAGTAAAGTCAGGCCAGAGAGGAAATACATAAAGTAATGAATAGCGACAATATGTCGATTCTGGGGCTAACCCTTGACTATGGCCCTTATGGTTTTCTGGATGGATTTGACGCGGGACATATCTGCAACCATTCAGACGACAGTGGCCGCTATGCCTACAATCAGCAGCCACAAATCGGGCTCTGGAACCTGCACTGCCTCGCACAAGCGTTGCTGCCGCTGATCCCGCGTGACGATTTGCTCGCCGCACTGGGCGAATATCAGCCCCAGTTTGAAGCGGCCTTTGCCGAGCAGCTCCGCCGCAAACTGGGTTTTGCCACCTGGCAGGAAGACGACTGGACGCTGGTCACCGATCTGTTTGAGCTGATGCAGGCCACGCACACCGACTGGACGCTATTCTGGCGCAGCCTGAGCCATTGGCCTTTGCAGCAGAACACCGCCGAATTACGCGATCTGTTTTTGGCGCGTAACGAATTCGATCAATGGTTAGCGCGCTACCAGAGCAGACTGAACGACGGCATCACGCCCGAACAGCGCAGCCAAGCCATGCTCTTAGCCAACCCCAAGTACATCTTGCGCAACTATCTGGCGGAAAACGCGATTGCACTGGCCCAGCAAGGCGATTTTAGCGAGATCAAGCGCCTGCATCGCTGCTTGATGCAGCCCTTTGCCGAGCAGCCCGAGTTTGCCGCCTACGCCGCTATGCCACCTGAGTGGGCCAAAGAAATTACACTCAGTTGCTCCTCCTAACAATCCAGGAGTAAATACAGGGGTATATCACTACAGTCATTGATAATAATGCTCTTTATAAATATACCCCCAATAAAAAACCGCTCATTTTCGAGCGGTTTTTTTTATTAGGTCATGTTATTAGGTCATGCCGCATGATTAGCAGGACTAAAGCTGGCGGCTGGCCCGATGGAAAAACAGACGATACAGCAGCGGGAATAACACCACCGCCAGCAGCAAAACAATCAGGCTTGTTTCATCACTCATTTTGCACACTCCCCCGGATCGGCGCTATTTCAGACAAGATGCTGCTGATTTATACAGATATCGCTAATTTGTTCCCGACACCCCGGAGTTGCAATAAAAAGTTCATCTGTCGCCCGATTTCGCAGCGTTTACGCGACATCGGCAGCAAGCCGCACCAAGCCGCTGCCCGCCAATCAATCGGGCGACAGATGCGCGGGCAAGGTACGTGCCAGACGAAAGCCGATGGATGGATTGAAGTATCCGGGCTCGACTGCCGGGCGGTCGCTCAGATGCATATCGGTCGTATTATCCCAGCTGGCGCCACGCAGCATGCGCATATCAGTACCGCATTGTCGCCCAGTGGATTGACCTGCGGATCGCTGGTATACACCCGCTCGCGATCACTGATCCATTCCCAGACATTACCCGACATATCGTACAAACCCAGTGCATTGGCCGGATAGCTGCCCACAGGTGCCAGCCGCGCATGGCCGTCGTCAACGCCAGGCCAGGGGTTAAAGCCCTGAGCCAGCTCACCAAAATGCAGCATAAAGCTGCGATCGGCAATATTGGCCAGCGGCTGATTGCCATTGAGCGGCAAGCCGTTGCCCCAGGCGTTGATCAGATCACGGTCGCGCTCGCGGGCGGCGTATTCCCATTCGGCTTCTGTAGGTAGGCGATAGCCAAACACCTTGCGAATATCACGCGTTGGCTGCCCGGCAGCGTCGAGCAAATCACCGGTGTGCTCGTTGTAGCTCACGGGCCAGCCTTGCTGCTGATTGAGCCAATTGATATAGCGGATCACATCAAACCAGCTGACATTCACCACTGGCAAATGATGGCGGCCCAGCTCGAATCCGCCCAAATCGAGCGAGCTGGCAGGCGGGCGGCCAGTGGCGCTGGTATAGCGATCAAACTCGGCAAAGGTGACCTCGGTGCGGCCAATCTGATAATGACCCAGCGTCACCTGGTGCAGCGGATATTCATTCGGATAATTAAATCCTGACGTAATCGTTGCGCCCATCGTGAACGTCCCGCCGCGAATCGTCTTCAGCTGTGCCGGTACGGCGTGGCCATGCACCTGCCATGCGCCCCACTCCGTACCGGGTGTTTCGCCACGCGTCCACCAGCGCGCCTGATACGTTTGCCCCAGGTAGGTCACCGAATCGCCCTTGCCATAGGTCGCGGCGGCTTGCCAATCTGCGGCATTTACGAGCGAGCCTGCCATTAGCGCCATCAGCGCCAGCGCAGCGGTGGTTTTATCCGCTGCAGTGCGCCACCCGCTGCGACACAGCGCGGCCATCAAAGGCCGAAAGCCTGTTTTCATCGTCAAAGTCTCCATCCTGAATAATTGAAATGAGCAACCCTGTTCCGGGTTTTTACGCTCTGCGTCCACTGCTCACAGCACGATCAGTATCGAAACTGTGACGCAGCTTGCAGCCCCATTCTAATCATTGGTTTTTCTCATTAGAATGTTCGCGTTTAGCTGGAGATTTGTTCGATTCTGCGCTTGAACCCGCCCCAGCTGCGGGCGCCACATCCCCACAGGACACGCCATGCCGACCATCTATTACGAGCGTTTTGAACTAGACCAGCAGACGAAATCGGACGCATCGCGCCTTGTTGGCGCGCATGTTTTTCATCAGGCATCGTGCCCGGCCATGCGTGAATATGGCTTGTATATGTGCGGGGTAGGCAAACCGGATGGGCCATGTGAAATCGAGCGGATTGACCCGCCTTTTCATGTTCTGCTCGTGCTACTGGGCGGCACGGCCGAAATATTCGAGGACAATCAGCGCTGGACCATCGGCGCAGGCGAGTTTGCCGTGCTGCCTGCGCGCGGGCGGCGCGGGTTTCGGCGAATTGGCGATGCGGCCATGCCGCATGTGTGGTTTTTGCTCAACGATGAGCCGCGCTGGCAGCATCTGCATCGTGCTCAGTGCTGGCTAGGCCAGACTTCTCACGGCGCACGGCTCTATGACGCCGTATCGCTGTTTCAACGCGAGGCGCAGCTGGGCAACGCTGGCGCACACGACACGCTGGTCTTGCAATCACTGGATATTGTCAGCCGACAGTTAGAGCGCCTGCTCGATCTGGCGCAAGAGCGCCCCCAGCAGGAGCAAGCACTGGTGCAATTACTCGATAGTATTCGCCGCGATCCGGCTGGCAACTGGTCGGTCAGCACCCTATGCCAGCATGTGGGGCTGGGCGCGACGCAATTGCACCGGCTATGCCAGCGCCGCTATGGCCGTGCACCAGCACAGCTGGTTTTCGACATTCGCATGCAGCTGGCTCGCGACTGGCTGGCTCAGGGCCAGCGCGTCGCCAATGTGGCCACCGCGCTGGGCTATCAGGAAATCGCCAGCTTTTCCCGCCGCTTTAGCCGCCATTTTGGCTGCCCACCGAGCAAAATGGCCAAGCCGGGTGTTGCTAAACTGGCCTGAGTGGCCAAACAGCCCCAAGCGGCTTGCCGCTGGCAAGCCAACTTCAACTAGCGTTTGACCAGCTGCTTATTGTCGAGCCGGACTTTATCGCCTTCTTTAAAACCGTGATTGGGATTGTCGAAAGCAATTTTTTGCTCGCTGCCATCGTTCAATTTCACGGTCACTTCATAGAATTTTTTCTCATTCATTTTGCCCTCGACCTTATTACCGGCATAGGCACCGCCCAGCGCGCCAGCAATAATCGCCGCAGTACGCCCACTGCCTTTCCCGACCATGCTGCCCAGCCCCGCACCGACGGCCGCCCCGCTGATTGCGCCTATCCATGAGCCTTCACCGGGCTGATCGACCACGGCAACGCGGCTAACCACGCCGCACCCCGGGCAAGGAGCCCCGGTAGCTGGTTTGCTGAGCGCGATTTTCAAGGCCGCTTTTTTCTGCTTGGTCGCCTCGGTTTTGCAAGTGGGTTGCGTAGCCTTGCTGAGCTCCTTGCACA encodes the following:
- a CDS encoding helix-turn-helix domain-containing protein; translated protein: MDIQDFQKKSPNIQKIILEKLSNNSEKLEKLEKEITDKKKLFEENKNFQFWQFNSQTFSAIIKKLDKKSESDIFLALCQFSQKNNSVYISQETLSKLTNYSRPTVSNALKKLITEKLILRLGDSLYVLNADLVWQTGFSKKTYAHFKTTVIPSEEQIEMLTTFKNSKKTYKKAQSISTKAYF
- a CDS encoding tyrosine-type recombinase/integrase → METLLKRVRAGEFSGETKEKILFTYSGKTGLCLIFYPKNQTFSWVFRYNQPVSHNKRQITLGALDSSKIRESTASALEKYAEYFAIFKKGLDPKDFFEEEKNEKIRNAYTRKYITRTVADVARSYIDNVLSIAQIKSKNQQIKEIEKWLISDLTRFPSLKFSELTLEQVRKFKIEFINKIREIDESRVDKIKKDGSRYVRRNNSGDYLLNKLIGYLSKIIKEETKAGNVNFPFFPFGAELMQPEKERNRFLNDFELRKFFQFIYSDECRFSRSYKDILIVELFTGVRSINVVSLVWKNIDLENCVIKIDNTKNGLPILVHVSKPLREVLLFRKKAVGDSSEFVFPNPHYRDNFEENTKTTSPVLVPHIQEKSLSNTSNGISEFCKNNNMKKFSSHDLRRTFSNLVLDFSQDFLIQKLALGHKIKDVNIVHYSKKSTIFKMVSAEVEKVGNHFVDLGFRPGGEFKIDTGGRGKVPNLTSDG
- a CDS encoding protein adenylyltransferase SelO family protein — encoded protein: MNSDNMSILGLTLDYGPYGFLDGFDAGHICNHSDDSGRYAYNQQPQIGLWNLHCLAQALLPLIPRDDLLAALGEYQPQFEAAFAEQLRRKLGFATWQEDDWTLVTDLFELMQATHTDWTLFWRSLSHWPLQQNTAELRDLFLARNEFDQWLARYQSRLNDGITPEQRSQAMLLANPKYILRNYLAENAIALAQQGDFSEIKRLHRCLMQPFAEQPEFAAYAAMPPEWAKEITLSCSS
- a CDS encoding SUMF1/EgtB/PvdO family nonheme iron enzyme produces the protein MKTGFRPLMAALCRSGWRTAADKTTAALALMALMAGSLVNAADWQAAATYGKGDSVTYLGQTYQARWWTRGETPGTEWGAWQVHGHAVPAQLKTIRGGTFTMGATITSGFNYPNEYPLHQVTLGHYQIGRTEVTFAEFDRYTSATGRPPASSLDLGGFELGRHHLPVVNVSWFDVIRYINWLNQQQGWPVSYNEHTGDLLDAAGQPTRDIRKVFGYRLPTEAEWEYAARERDRDLINAWGNGLPLNGNQPLANIADRSFMLHFGELAQGFNPWPGVDDGHARLAPVGSYPANALGLYDMSGNVWEWISDRERVYTSDPQVNPLGDNAVLICACCVAPAGIIRPICI
- a CDS encoding helix-turn-helix transcriptional regulator: MPTIYYERFELDQQTKSDASRLVGAHVFHQASCPAMREYGLYMCGVGKPDGPCEIERIDPPFHVLLVLLGGTAEIFEDNQRWTIGAGEFAVLPARGRRGFRRIGDAAMPHVWFLLNDEPRWQHLHRAQCWLGQTSHGARLYDAVSLFQREAQLGNAGAHDTLVLQSLDIVSRQLERLLDLAQERPQQEQALVQLLDSIRRDPAGNWSVSTLCQHVGLGATQLHRLCQRRYGRAPAQLVFDIRMQLARDWLAQGQRVANVATALGYQEIASFSRRFSRHFGCPPSKMAKPGVAKLA
- a CDS encoding glycine zipper 2TM domain-containing protein, whose product is MRTFNVFFASLLIAAASQAADLKTARAQIEATYKSDLAVCLEFDKSEQADCKSEAQQQRQGAYQTVWDQRDPKAPLPEYQGDLKSQKKQIEADYQLMQSVCKELSKATQPTCKTEATKQKKAALKIALSKPATGAPCPGCGVVSRVAVVDQPGEGSWIGAISGAAVGAGLGSMVGKGSGRTAAIIAGALGGAYAGNKVEGKMNEKKFYEVTVKLNDGSEQKIAFDNPNHGFKEGDKVRLDNKQLVKR